TCACAGAGGATGCCTTTGTCTTCGTGACGGAGTATACCATTGTTAACAAAGATCAGGAGATCATCTTTTTCGCAGTCGTCTATGAAGGTCATGAAATCGATTGGCGGCACATTGCCACCAGCTGCGTACTCCATGCCGCCGAGTTTATAGGAACCGGCAATGTTAGCGGTGTTGATGAGGCATCCGGTAGGTTTATCCTCTTCTTTCTTACAGGAAGCGAACAGGGATACTGATACTAAGGCGATCAGGGTGAGTTTTAACATTGTTGTTTTCATACTGTTATTTTAATAGTTTAACTGTTATTGATAGTAATACCGGGGGGTAAAAGGAAAGGGTTGGGTAAGGCGGAAATATTTTTTAAGATTTTTTGAGAGGAGTGCCGGCGGGAATACTGGTACGGAACGATAGGAATATTGATGAGAAGACAAGAAATAAAAGCCACTGGATCTGGGTGATCATCGGGTCAGTAACGTTTTCGATCATATGAAACTTGCAGGGGAGTAGCGCTGACAATTTGTTTGATAACATTATCCGCATAACAAAAGGGCCGGTCAGAACAACTGACCGGCCCTCGCTATTATATAATGGCTGACTACTTCCATCCACCTCCCAGACCTCTGTAGATATTCACTACAGCGCTGAGCTGTGACTTCTTCGTCTCTACAAGTTCCAGTTTGGAATCCAGTGCATCCCGCTGTGTCATCAGCACTTCTAAATAATCCGCTCTGGCGGATTTAAAGAGGTCATTTGATATATCGATCGACTTTGTCAGTGCGTCTACCTGTTTGGATTTCAGGTCATAGCTTTTCTCCAGGTTACTGATATTGGAGAGCTGCGTAGACACTTCCACATATGCATTCAGAATGGTACGCTCGTAGTTATACAAAGCCTGTAACTGCCGGGCGTTGGCACTGTTAAACTCAGCCTTGATCGCATTCTTGTTGATCAGTGGTGCCGCCAGGTCTCCTGCCAGTGAATAGAGCAGGGAGGCCGGTGTTTTAAACAGATAGGTGGGCTTAAAGGCGTTGAAACCTACACCCGCTGAAATACCCAGTGAAGGATAGAATTCCGCACGTGCCGCTTTCACATCCAGTTTGGCAGCTGTCAGTTCCAGTTCTGCCTGTTTGATATCAGGGCGGTTGGCCAGCAGCTGTGCAGGGATGCCCTTATTGACCATATTCGGTAATACCGTCAGGAAGTTGCTCTTATCCCTTGGGATCTCCTGCGGATAGCGTCCCATGAGGAAATTGATCCTGTTCTCTGTTTCCTTGATCTGCTGTAAGATGTCATACTCAAGGCTCTGCGACTTCAGCACTTCGGCTTCAAATTTCTTCACGGCCAGCTCTGTTGCCCGGGTAGCCTCTTTCTGGATCTTTACGATCTCCAGCGCGTTCTTCTGCAGTTCGATGTTTTGTCTGACGATCTCCAGCTGGTTATCCTGCGCAAGCAGTTCATAGTAAGAGTTGGCGATCTCCGCGATCAGGTTGGTCAGTACGAAGTTCCTGCCTTCTACGGTAGCCAGATAGCGGGTAACGGCTGCTTTCTTGGCGTTGTGCAGCTTGTTCCAGATATCGACTTCCCAGTTGGCATAGGCCCCGATAAGGAAGTCCGGCAACGGGTCCGGCATTTCCTTACCTGGTTCTATTTCGGTAGTGGCGTCACCAGCACCCTGGCTGGTATAACGCCCTACCTTTTCAACGCCCGCACCTGCCCTTACACCTACTGTAGGCAGTAAGTTTGCCTGTCTGGACCTGATCTCATTTCTTGCTATGTCGATCTCCTGTAAGGTGATCATCAGCTCCTGGTTGTTCTTCAGTGCTGTATCGATCAGGTTGACGAGGTCTTTATCTTTAAAAAATTCACGCCATTGTATCAATGCGGTATTGGTCGTGTCCTGACTGCCGTCATAAGTGCCCGGCGCCGTTTTGGCGGCAGGCGGGTTTACGATAGCAGGTACTTTACAGCTGGCTACGGCCAGGCAGATGCCCAACGCCCCAATACTCCTTTTTATCCTGTACTTATACATAAACGTTATGATCAATTTCTTCGGTTAATGGATTCTCTTCTTCTTCTTTCACAAGCATGCGTCGCTCTGCTATCTTGCCAAATATGTAATACAGACCGGGTATGATCAGCACCCCGAAGATGGTACCGAATAACATACCTCCGGCAGCAGCAGTACCTATCGTACGGTTACCGATCTTACCGGGACCTGTCGCCACTACCAGTGGTATCAGACCTGCGATGAACGCGAAAGAGGTCATCAGGATCGGACGGAACCTCACTTTGGAACCTTCCAGTGCCGCTTCCAGTACCGTGGAACCGGAACGGTGTTTCTGTACGGCAAATTCGACGATCAGTACGGCGTTCTTACCTAACAAACCGATCAGCATTACCATCGCTACCTGCGCATAGATGTTGTTTTCCAGACCAAGTACCTTGATCAGGAAGAACGCCCCACAGATACCGGCAGGCAGGGAGAGGATCACTGCGAATGGCAGAATGAAGCTTTCATACTGTGCCGCCAGGATCAGGTATACGAAACCAAGACAGATCAGGAAGATATAGATCGCCTGGTTACCCTGCGCCACCTCATCTTTTGATATACCTGCCCAGTCAATACCGAAACCTCTTGGTAATGTCTTCTTCGCAACTTCATCAATGACCTGGATCGCCTGACCACTACTATATCCCGGAGCGGCGGAACCACTGATCTGGGAAGAGTTGAACATGTTATAACGGGTGATCTCAGACAGCCCATATACCTTTTCCATTTTCATGAAGGCAGAGAATGGCACCATTTCATCACGGTCATTCTTCACGTAGAGTTTCAGGATGTCTTCCGGCAATGCGCGGTATTGCGGAGAAGCCTGGATGATCACCTTATAGGGACGGTCAAACTTGATGAAGCTGATCTCATAGTTACTACCAATGAGGGTAGACAGCGTGTTCATGGCGTTGTCAATGGTCACACCTTTCTGCTGGGCGATGTCATTGTCCACTTTCAGCATGTATTGCGGGAAGCTAGCGCTGTAGAAGCTGAATACAGAAGACAGCTCCTTGCGTTTACTCAGTTCAGCTACAAATTCATTGCTGACAGTCTCCATCTTTTTATAATCACCGGAACCACCTTTATCCAGCAAACGCAATTCGAAACCACCCGCAGCACCATAGCCAGGAACGGCTGGTGGCTGGAAGAATTCGATGT
The DNA window shown above is from Chitinophaga agri and carries:
- a CDS encoding lipocalin-like domain-containing protein gives rise to the protein MKTTMLKLTLIALVSVSLFASCKKEEDKPTGCLINTANIAGSYKLGGMEYAAGGNVPPIDFMTFIDDCEKDDLLIFVNNGILRHEDKGILCEESDNEEGTWKLEGNSLRLDGESVGAITSFDCKTMVYAVDNFLKQGDKMTITYIKQ
- a CDS encoding TolC family protein: MYKYRIKRSIGALGICLAVASCKVPAIVNPPAAKTAPGTYDGSQDTTNTALIQWREFFKDKDLVNLIDTALKNNQELMITLQEIDIARNEIRSRQANLLPTVGVRAGAGVEKVGRYTSQGAGDATTEIEPGKEMPDPLPDFLIGAYANWEVDIWNKLHNAKKAAVTRYLATVEGRNFVLTNLIAEIANSYYELLAQDNQLEIVRQNIELQKNALEIVKIQKEATRATELAVKKFEAEVLKSQSLEYDILQQIKETENRINFLMGRYPQEIPRDKSNFLTVLPNMVNKGIPAQLLANRPDIKQAELELTAAKLDVKAARAEFYPSLGISAGVGFNAFKPTYLFKTPASLLYSLAGDLAAPLINKNAIKAEFNSANARQLQALYNYERTILNAYVEVSTQLSNISNLEKSYDLKSKQVDALTKSIDISNDLFKSARADYLEVLMTQRDALDSKLELVETKKSQLSAVVNIYRGLGGGWK